One Coffea arabica cultivar ET-39 chromosome 5c, Coffea Arabica ET-39 HiFi, whole genome shotgun sequence DNA window includes the following coding sequences:
- the LOC140007652 gene encoding uncharacterized protein — protein MVTNFRRSLSFPSQPGSSSSSTKLPKKAYHVRSTSLPCRSHPLVSQLRDEINELKSWASSSKPDNHRTSAWLCDGLSQLTNVQESLDDLLQLPQARESLCPNHDLIEKFLDDFLGLVDVYGIFQTLLLTLKQEHLAAQVAVRKRDDSKTALYLKNLKKIAKDFGQLESSVQSIAGGQLVILSPPAPAAAGEDAEIARVLRDAIQVTASISAALFNGLSVSLAFRKPSCVGLISLVKNSKKIAIVKGGIQEFQQVSFQNLWGLQRKGEEELKLTLKIMHELEDCIRGIGSGGERVFRSLISTRVSLLNVVTH, from the coding sequence ATGGTGACCAACTTCAGAAGATCCCTTTCATTTCCAAGCCAACCgggctcttcttcttcttccacaaaattgcccaaaaaggCCTACCACGTTAGATCTACCAGCCTTCCCTGTAGATCGCACCCCTTGGTTTCTCAGCTCAGAGATGAGATCAATGAGCTTAAATCATGGGCATCTTCTTCTAAACCCGATAACCACCGCACCTCAGCCTGGCTCTGTGACGGCTTGAGCCAGCTCACGAATGTCCAAGAATCCCTGGATGATCTCCTCCAGCTCCCTCAGGCTCGCGAATCTTTGTGCCCCAACCATGATTTGATAGAAAAGTTTCTAGACGACTTTCTGGGCTTGGTCGATGTTTATGGGATTTTCCAAACGTTGCTTTTAACGTTAAAACAAGAGCATTTGGCGGCACAGGTGGCTGTAAGAAAAAGAGATGATTCTAAGACAGCTTTATacttgaaaaatttgaaaaaaattgctaAAGATTTCGGCCAGCTCGAGTCCTCCGTCCAGTCCATTGCCGGTGGACAATTAGTCATATTATCCCCGCCAGCACCAGCAGCTGCTGGGGAAGATGCTGAGATTGCTCGAGTTCTCAGGGACGCCATCCAGGTTACGGCTTCCATTTCGGCTGCACTTTTCAATGGGCTCTCGGTTTCCTTGGCATTTCGGAAACCATCATGTGTAGGCTTGATCAGCTTGGTGAAGAACAGCAAAAAAATAGCTATCGTTAAAGGCGgcattcaagaatttcaacAAGTTAGTTTTCAGAACTTATGGGGGTTGCAAAGAAAGGGTGAAGAGGAGTTGAAATTGACGTTAAAGATAATGCATGAATTGGAGGATTGTATCCGTGGGATTGGAAGCGGTGGGGAGAGAGTGTTTAGGAGTTTAATCAGCACCAGGGTTTCACTCCTCAACGTTGTCACACACTAA